From the genome of Vitis riparia cultivar Riparia Gloire de Montpellier isolate 1030 chromosome 2, EGFV_Vit.rip_1.0, whole genome shotgun sequence, one region includes:
- the LOC117932284 gene encoding uncharacterized protein LOC117932284 isoform X1: MKVNQKDSEKVGWDQMRGSSGNPIAVPVAQARTLPKLMVWLILFVSVTYVVYTLKLVSTSRACDDDLLITPPLMTVLSSEANVTMGAATAEGIRNQTSTTVALRREIPEVHKRTELRHIVFGIAASAKLWDQRKNYIKLWWKPKEMRGIVWLDNQVKTRNDEGLPPVRISGDTSRFSYTNKQGHPSAIRISRIVSETFRLRMKDVRWFVMGDDDTVFITENLVRLLAKYDHNQYYYIGSLSESHLQNIYFSYSMAYGGGGFAISYPLARALERMQDRCIQRYPGLYGSDDRMQACMAELGVPLTKELGFHQYDVYGNLFGLLAAHPVTPLVSLHHLDVVEPIFPNVTRVEALKQLMVPMKLDSAGLMQQSICYDKAKGWTISVSWGFAVQIFRGIFSPREIEMPSRTFLNWYRKADYTAYAFNTRPVSRNPCQKPFVFYLSRARFDSSMNQTVSEYARHRVPHPLCRWKMADPADIDRVEVYKKPDPHLWQRSPRRNCCRILDSKKRSAKNMAIDVGVCREGEISEI, encoded by the exons ATGAAAGTGAACCAGAAGGATTCGGAAAAGGTGGGTTGGGATCAGATGAGGGGCTCATCGGGAAATCCCATTGCCGTGCCTGTGGCTCAGGCTCGGACCTTGCCGAAGTTGATGGTGTGGCTCATCCTCTTTGTTTCGGTGACATACGTCGTCTATACGTTGAAGCTTGTATCCACCTCTCGCGCCTGCGACGATGACCTCCTGATTACGCCACCGCTGATGACCGTTTTGTCGTCCGAAGCCAACGTCACGATGGGCGCTGCTACGGCGGAGGGGATCCGGAACCAGACGTCGACAACGGTGGCGCTACGGCGGGAAATCCCCGAGGTCCACAAGAGGACGGAGCTGCGGCACATCGTGTTCGGCATTGCGGCGTCGGCGAAGCTGTGGGACCAGAGAAAGAACTACATCAAGCTATGGTGGAAGCCGAAGGAAATGAGGGGGATAGTTTGGTTGGACAATCAGGTGAAGACCCGGAACGACGAGGGACTCCCGCCGGTGAGGATCTCCGGCGACACGTCGCGGTTCTCCTACACGAACAAGCAGGGGCACCCTTCCGCGATTAGGATCTCGCGGATCGTGTCCGAAACGTTCCGGCTGAGAATGAAGGACGTGAGATGGTTCGTCATGGGCGACGACGACACCGTTTTCATCACCGAGAATCTGGTTCGACTCTTAGCCAAATACGACCACAACCAGTACTACTACATCGGCAGCTTATCGGAGAGCCATTTGCAGAACATATACTTCTCCTACAGTATGGCCTACGGCGGTGGCGGGTTCGCAATTAGCTACCCATTAGCCAGAGCTCTTGAGAGAATGCAAGACAGGTGCATACAGAGATACCCAGGATTGTACGGCTCAGATGACCGAATGCAGGCTTGCATGGCTGAGCTCGGCGTTCCTCTCACAAAAGAACTCGGTTTCCACCAG TATGATGTGTATGGGAACCTTTTTGGGCTTCTTGCTGCGCATCCAGTGACACCCTTGGTGTCGCTACATCACCTTGATGTGGTGGAGCCCATCTTTCCCAATGTGACCCGGGTTGAGGCCCTCAAGCAGCTCATGGTGCCAATGAAGCTTGACTCTGCAGGTCTGATGCAACAGTCTATCTGCTATGACAAAGCAAAGGGCTGGACCATTTCTGTTTCTTGGGGCTTTGCAGTTCAAATTTTCCGGGGAATTTTCTCACCTCGTGAGATAGAAATGCCTTCAAGAACATTCTTGAATTGGTATAGAAAAGCTGATTACACGGCTTATGCCTTCAATACGCGTCCAGTTAGCAGGAACCCATGCCAGAAGCCCTTTGTGTTCTACTTGTCAAGGGCAAGATTTGATTCTTCAATGAATCAAACAGTCAGTGAGTATGCTCGGCATCGTGTCCCTCACCCATTGTGCAGGTGGAAAATGGCTGATCCTGCTGATATTGACAGAGTGGAGGTTTACAAGAAACCCGACCCACATCTATGGCAAAGG TCACCGAGGAGAAACTGTTGCAGGATCCTGGACTCGAAGAAGAGATCAGCAAAAAACATGGCAATAGATGTGGGTGTATGTAGGGAGGGTGAGATCAGCGAAATATAG
- the LOC117932284 gene encoding uncharacterized protein LOC117932284 isoform X2, giving the protein MKVNQKDSEKVGWDQMRGSSGNPIAVPVAQARTLPKLMVWLILFVSVTYVVYTLKLVSTSRACDDDLLITPPLMTVLSSEANVTMGAATAEGIRNQTSTTVALRREIPEVHKRTELRHIVFGIAASAKLWDQRKNYIKLWWKPKEMRGIVWLDNQVKTRNDEGLPPVRISGDTSRFSYTNKQGHPSAIRISRIVSETFRLRMKDVRWFVMGDDDTVFITENLVRLLAKYDHNQYYYIGSLSESHLQNIYFSYSMAYGGGGFAISYPLARALERMQDRCIQRYPGLYGSDDRMQACMAELGVPLTKELGFHQNSCVVAFVLNIIMEILV; this is encoded by the exons ATGAAAGTGAACCAGAAGGATTCGGAAAAGGTGGGTTGGGATCAGATGAGGGGCTCATCGGGAAATCCCATTGCCGTGCCTGTGGCTCAGGCTCGGACCTTGCCGAAGTTGATGGTGTGGCTCATCCTCTTTGTTTCGGTGACATACGTCGTCTATACGTTGAAGCTTGTATCCACCTCTCGCGCCTGCGACGATGACCTCCTGATTACGCCACCGCTGATGACCGTTTTGTCGTCCGAAGCCAACGTCACGATGGGCGCTGCTACGGCGGAGGGGATCCGGAACCAGACGTCGACAACGGTGGCGCTACGGCGGGAAATCCCCGAGGTCCACAAGAGGACGGAGCTGCGGCACATCGTGTTCGGCATTGCGGCGTCGGCGAAGCTGTGGGACCAGAGAAAGAACTACATCAAGCTATGGTGGAAGCCGAAGGAAATGAGGGGGATAGTTTGGTTGGACAATCAGGTGAAGACCCGGAACGACGAGGGACTCCCGCCGGTGAGGATCTCCGGCGACACGTCGCGGTTCTCCTACACGAACAAGCAGGGGCACCCTTCCGCGATTAGGATCTCGCGGATCGTGTCCGAAACGTTCCGGCTGAGAATGAAGGACGTGAGATGGTTCGTCATGGGCGACGACGACACCGTTTTCATCACCGAGAATCTGGTTCGACTCTTAGCCAAATACGACCACAACCAGTACTACTACATCGGCAGCTTATCGGAGAGCCATTTGCAGAACATATACTTCTCCTACAGTATGGCCTACGGCGGTGGCGGGTTCGCAATTAGCTACCCATTAGCCAGAGCTCTTGAGAGAATGCAAGACAGGTGCATACAGAGATACCCAGGATTGTACGGCTCAGATGACCGAATGCAGGCTTGCATGGCTGAGCTCGGCGTTCCTCTCACAAAAGAACTCGGTTTCCACCAG AATTCATGTGTGGTTGCTTTTGTGTTGAACATCATAATGGAGATCCTTGTATAG